The following are encoded together in the Fusarium keratoplasticum isolate Fu6.1 chromosome 1, whole genome shotgun sequence genome:
- a CDS encoding DUF3074 domain-containing protein, whose amino-acid sequence MSESYGPLVRLWGIHPSKLPPAGATTEELKVLLASILLEALPFISSVPSEGPAADHTTEQRTPTELWKHKSVKTFEGSTAAVHLFERTVDSETLDALAQTHSSLGIKPGNIQSETWALRRSTHVGKKEEGTADWVEFLRCFKEEHAEAETAFTPSVLSSSRLQEWDCRGIEVEVEGTTWTDWTLRREVAVHQLPGPLTRRVFPVLQATTSLKGQKEFLVVQIAMQASDDADESSHKGTVPAAYTSVERVRELADGRIEWVMGTASDARGLVPMWMQKLGLAGQIAKDVGMFLRWIAKERKKGKDAQVIGDLE is encoded by the coding sequence ATGAGCGAGTCATATGGTCCTCTTGTTCGCCTTTGGGGCATCCATCCGTCGAAACTCCCACCTGCAGGAGCCACAACTGAGGAACTCAAGGTCCTTCTCGCCTCAatcctcctcgaggctcTCCCCTTCATCAGTTCCGTACCATCCGAAGGTCCAGCCGCAGATCATACCACAGAACAACGCACTCCCACCGAGCTATGGAAGCACAAGTCAGTTAAGACATTTGAAGGCTCTACGGCTGCTGTGCATCTCTTTGAGCGCACTGTCGACTCGGAAACCCTCGACGCACTGGCCCAGACCCATTCATCACTGGGCATCAAGCCAGGCAATATTCAGTCAGAAACTTGGGCATTGCGTCGGAGCACTCACGTtgggaagaaggaagagggtaCTGCGGATTGGGTCGAGTTTTTGAGGTGTTTTAAAGAGGAGCATGCAGAGGCGGAAACGGCCTTTACACCGAGCGtcttgagctcgtcaaggctgCAGGAGTGGGATTGTAGAGGGATAGAGGTCGAAGTCGAGGGCACGACATGGACGGATTGGACGCTTCGTCGTGAAGTGGCAGTTCATCAGCTCCCAGGCCCTCTTACTCGCCGCGTCTTTCCCGTCCTGCAGGCCACAACTTCGTTAAAGGGCCAAAAGGAATTTCTTGTTGTCCAGATCGCCATGCAGGCCAGCGATGACGCTGATGAATCTTCACATAAGGGTACAGTACCGGCAGCGTATACGAGTGTCGAGAGGGTGAGGGAGTTGGCGGATGGGAGGATAGAGTGGGTGATGGGGACAGCGTCTGATGCGAGAGGTCTGGTGCCCATGTGGATGCAGAAGTTGGGCCTGGCGGGACAGATTGCGAAGGATGTGGGCATGTTTCTACGATGGATTGcaaaggagaggaagaagggaaaagatGCTCAAGTTATCGGGGACTTGGAGTAG
- a CDS encoding TAFII55-N domain-containing protein — MSGSAPGSDAAPAAPPKPRLKINVSRSSSFVEAKTKKAPSAAATPTEGGGPRKVKLKIGKSQPTTPAEPPPPKTKAGRQTKPTQKLVESKKRAHDELDDDLPLAASSQQHLATKIKLKASKSGVTPTLVVKPKGRAPVHPPGDGYDSEASDREKDPSIEEQFVLRMPPGEHCEYVRQCMENGKMGVARAQGGADVQLKFFEEDTRRAVMTVKGQPFAAVMVDLPTITEAMKTWDRKSFLKSADICQMLLVFQKVSNEAEARQVPLPSMIDQHFRWPHGLTPPMHDCVNRRFAKTISRKEIEDKEAEVERLLAEDAKAGSTRWEWVDERQQEEDEYGAEEDAEGEMDDGMDYFQSQDVFGEDNDLEADLEAAFADDLFAETPATGMDAPTPLTTTQVNTPAAIQESIEADESEEVSDDDDDDDDDEDLDDDARAQRDEEQGVKDIINDLKKQLANKQAELARTQNKILRTRIEQTIKQLKSEIELKNSSIGIETDD, encoded by the coding sequence ATGTCTGGCTCAGCACCCGGTTCCGATGCTGCGCCTGCAGCGCCCCCGAAGCCCCGTCTCAAGATCAACGTGAGCCGGTCCTCATCcttcgtcgaggccaagaccaagaaggccccCTCCGCCGCAGCGACTCCCACAGAGGGCGGCGGCCCtcgcaaggtcaagctcaagattgGCAAGTCGCAGCCGACGACGCCCGCGGAGCCCCCGCCGCCAAAGACAAAGGCCGGCAGGCAGACCAAGCCGACCCAGAAGCTGGTGGAGAGCAAGAAGCGCGCCCACGACGAGCTGGACGACGATCTACCCCTCGCTGCCTCGTCCCAACAGCACCTGGCAACAAagatcaagctcaaggcgTCAAAGTCGGGCGTCACGCCGACATTGGTCGTGAAACCCAAGGGGCGCGCCCCCGTACACCCGCCCGGCGACGGCTACGATTCAGAAGCTAGCGATCGCGAGAAGGACCCTTCGATCGAGGAACAGTTTGTGCTGAGGATGCCGCCGGGAGAGCACTGTGAATATGTGCGACAGTGCATGGAAAATGGAAAGATGGGCGTCGCGCGCGCCCAGGGAGGAGCCGACGTTCAGCTCAAGTTCTTCGAGGAGGACACGCGGCGCGCCGTCATGACAGTCAAGGGCCAACCCTTTGCTGCCGTCATGGTCGATCTACCTACTATTACTGAGGCCATGAAGACATGGGATCGCAAGTCGTTCCTCAAGTCGGCCGACATCTGCCAGATGCTCCTCGTTTTCCAAAAGGTCTCTAATGAAGCCGAAGCCAGGCAGGTGCCTTTACCGTCAATGATTGACCAGCACTTCCGATGGCCGCACGGTCTAACACCACCTATGCACGACTGTGTGAACCGAAGAttcgccaagaccatcagcCGCAAAGAAatcgaggacaaggaggcaGAGGTCGAGCGTCTGTTGgccgaggatgccaaggCTGGTTCAACGCGATGGGAGTGGGTCGACGAGAggcagcaggaggaggacgagtaCGGAGCAGAAGAggacgccgagggcgagatggacgacGGCATGGACTACTTCCAGAGCCAGGATGTGTTTGGCGAGGACAACGATCTCGAggccgacctcgaggccgCCTTTGCCGACGACTTGTTCGCCGAGACCCCCGCAACCGGCATGGATGCACCCACGCCTCTCACAACAACACAGGTCAACACCCCGGCGGCCATCCAGGAGAGCATCGAAGCAGACGAGTCTGAAGAGGTctctgatgacgatgatgatgacgatgacgacgaggatctgGATGACGATGCCCGTGCCCAGCGCGACGAGGAGCAGGGAGTCAAGGATATTATCAAcgacctcaagaagcagctggCCAACAAGCAGGCTGAGCTGGCTCGCACCCAGAACAAGATCCTGCGTACTCGTATCGAGCAGACcatcaagcagctcaagTCGGAGATTGAGCTCAAGAATTCCTCCATTGGCATTGAGACCGATGACTAG
- a CDS encoding WH2 domain-containing protein — MPPPPPPPPPPPPGGGGPPPPPPPPPGGLPGRPAAGGLPNRGALLSDIHKGKALKKAVTNDRSAPQVSKSSSSSSGPPIGGAPPVPVLGGAPKPPGGLAPPVPGNRARSNSDQGSRDAAGGGMDAAPQLGGLFAGGMPKLKKRGGGIDTGANSDSTYLSDPEPTTSAPKPPTFGAPKPPIGAAPAIPGRPPMPPPGGSNLRKTTPVGSKPPPPPIGKKPPPLPTSRKPSSMSLPPSVPSAPAPPPPPPPMSSAPAPPAPPPPPPSAAPPPPRPSVSPTPRAQPPPPPPPPAASHSTPSLAAQAAIRAAGQASPSSAPPPPPSSAPAPPTAASPPPPVTRSRGSSLRQSMLDPSMFTLTANGAKSPSPAKGSPAQTPGATGGTHVVINDSRWHFKDEGLFPKPRDFVGGTRKYRAGRGSSVPLDLSAL; from the exons atgccgcctcctcctcctccaccccctcctccgccgcctggtggtggtggtcctcctcctccgcctcctcctcccccaggAGGACTTCCTGGACGGCCTGCAGCTGGAGGATTGCCCAACCGA GGCGCTCTACTTTCCGACATTCACAAAGGCAAAGCTCTCAAGAAAGCCGTCACAAATGACCGTTCCGCCCCTCAGGTCAGCAAATCTTCATCAAGCTCGTCAGGCCCTCCGATCGGAGGCGCGCCTCCTGTTCCAGTTCTGGGCGGTGCACCGAAGCCTCCAGGAGGACTGGCACCACCTGTGCCAGGAAACCGAGCCAGGAGCAACAGCGATCAGGGGTCTCGCGATGCGGCGGGAGGAGGCATGGACGCGGCGCCGCAGCTAGGCGGTCTCTTCGCTGGCGGTATGcccaagttgaagaagagagggggAGGTATCGACACCGGTGCCAACTCCGACTCGACGTATCTGTCCGATCCCGAGCCTACAACATCCGCCCCGAAACCGCCGACCTTTGGGGCGCCGAAGCCCCCGATAGGGGCTGCTCCCGCGATTCCTGGCCGACCTCCGATGCCGCCTCCCGGAGGATCGAACTTGAGGAAGACGACTCCGGTAGGATCAaagcctccgcctcctccgaTAGGGAAGAAGCCGCCTCCTCTCCCGACATCGCGGAAGCCCTCGTCCATGTCGTTACCGCCATCTGTGCCGTCAgcaccagctcctcctcctccccctccgcCAATGTCCTCCGCTCCAGCTCCGCCCgcacctccaccacctccccCTTCTGCggcgcctcctcctcctcgcccaaGTGTATCTCCCACGCCGCGAGCACAACCTCCcccgcctcctccaccacctgCAGCGTCTCACTCAACACCCTCGCTTGCTGCTCAAGCTGCCATCCGCGCAGCTGGCCAagcatctccaagctccgCGCCCCCCCCGCCCCCATCATCAGCGCCAGCACCTCCAACTGCAGCTTCACCGCCGCCTCCAGTGACACGTTCCCGCGGCTCCTCTCTCCGCCAATCCATGTTGGACCCCAGCATGTTTACTCTGACAGCCAATGGAGCGAAATCTCCTAGCCCCGCCAAGGGTTCGCCTGCGCAGACACCTGGTGCTACAGGTGGCACACATGTGGTGATTAATGACTCCAGGTGGCATTTCAAGGACGAGGGTCTGTTCCCCAAACCAAGAGATTTTGTAGGCGGCACAAGGAAGTACAGGGCGGGGCGAGGAAGCAGTGTGCCGTTGGACCTGAGCGCTCTGTGA
- a CDS encoding Kinesin-like protein, whose amino-acid sequence MTTTLPRPSRPSVGPPNMALPALPVSKTRKSTGNIPSSSTSSKSAPGTPRSGLRTPSTLSLAPPSPSPALPQSKLTAGVNGAGKTIRKSVSINSFPQPPRGDTRVPPSPRAPVDKNRTSRKPSKANKDSMYSTFSSSTPSFLNGSADGKSITSVRMSDGLISVSSPPQSRSSSAQDSYSTSATTYDDPVEGSSQKPDATADKRASKHDGKGNVVVSVRVRPDANGNNGSPDGEWMVDGRKSLISFRGKDGGDHFYDNVFTTHDNNSRVYDHIAKRLVRRVMEGYHGTVFAYGMTGTGKTFSMQGTASSPGVIPLAITDIFSYIRETPSREFLLRVSYLEIYNEKIHDLLSMPTAGGIGGGTQQDEIKLREDSKRGVYATPLKEEIVQSPTQLLRVIARGDQARRTASTQFNARSSRSHAVVQIVVESRERMPGASSAGESKRSGLLPGGVRVSTLSLIDLAGSEKAAESKERRQEGAHINKSLLTLGTVISKLSELKEKESKGGDKEGKHLPYRDSKLTRLLQGALSGNSLVSILCTIQIGAGNSAVLANNHTLETINTLKFASRAKNNIVSHAKRAEEALGAGGEGGARVLLERYRMEILELRQQLDSQAKKKKKEESEEDKIQNEVEEKAREAEAAERHEEQILEMQLARTALKERIDHLNRLILSSKSIGVNSNGSISSLGQYARFSQISLPASIRSSVATSVGGKSLLERTSSMTSASSTIGRRSSGGQRIGDEMGEVDDDSAGEFGDGTASLTAQNRALQADLMDKNRYIATLEKRLLQARRTSSSRASVGFAAPNKGIMVGEDHSVSAALREKDNEIADLRARLDDKDRMLAALRSAARSRDTAEATVEPRSPPPQQESHPQTPTETKPAECEKKRSRGVDEMNNLLDEMLQDRVESGEVVRGKRGSLRLASGPKMDSLAEPSMEPLRRTPTPSPIEEPKAVPAEV is encoded by the exons ATGACGACTACGCTGCCGCGTCCATCGCGGCCTTCGGTCGGGCCACCGAACATGGCCTTGCCCGCTCTGCCCGTGAGCAAGACGCGCAAGAGCACCGGAAATATCCCCTCATCATCGACCTCAAGCAAGTCAGCACCTGGTACTCCCAGATCAGGACTCCGGACGCCCTCAACTCTGAGCCTCGCTCCTCCCAGTCCATCACCCGCACTCCCGCAGTCTAAGCTTACTGCTGGTGTAAACGGAGCGGGAAAGACTATCCGAAAGAGCGTTAGCATTAACTCATTCCCACAACCACCTAGAGGTGATACTCGTGTGCCGCCTAGCCCGCGAGCACCTGTCGACAAGAACCGAACATCCAGGAAACcttccaaggccaacaaggacTCGATGTATAGCACATTTAGCTCGAGCACCCCCAGCTTCCTCAACGGCAGCGCCGATGGGAAATCCATCACCAGCGTGCGCATGTCTGATGGTCTGATCAGTGTTTCTTCCCCACCCCAGAGCAGGAGTTCTTCGGCGCAAGACTCATACTCAACATCGGCTACGACATATGATGATCCCGTAGAAGGCTCGAGCCAGAAGCCCGATGCCACTGCTGATAAGCGAGCGTCGAAGCATGATGGAAAGGGCAACGTCGTGGTGAGCGTCCGAGTCCGACCGGATGCAAATGGTAACAATGGGAGTCCGGACGGCGAATGGATGGTTGATGGGCGCAAGTCGCTTATTTCATTCAGAGGAAAAGATGGCGGGGATCATTTCTATG ACAACGTTTTTACGACTCACGATAACAACTCCCGAGTATACGATCACATCGCAAAACGGCTAGTCCGACGAGTTATGGAGGGCTATCATGGTACTGTCTTTGCCTACGGTATGACCGGCACAGGCAAGACATTTTCGATGCAAGGAACTGCCTCATCACCAGGCGTGATCCCCCTCGCCATCACTGATATTTTCTCTTACATCCGAGAAACACCCTCGCGAGAGTTTTTGCTGCGAGTCAGCTACCTTGAGATTTACAACGAAAAGATTCATGACTTGCTGAGCATGCCCACAGCTGGCggcatcggcggcggcaCACAGCAGGATGAGATCAAGCTTCGCGAGGACAGCAAGCGTGGTGTCTATGCCACACCCCTAAAGGAGGAGATTGTGCAGAGTCCCACCCAGCTTCTACGTGTCATTGCCCGGGGTGACCAAGCTCGGAGGACAGCCAGCACCCAGTTCAATGCTCGCAGTTCGCGAAGTCACGCTGTCGTTCAAATTGTGGTTGAGAGCCGAGAACGCATGCCAGGCGCCAGCTCAGCTGGGGAGAGCAAGCGATCCGGACTTCTTCCCGGTGGTGTCCGCGTGTCAACGCTGAGCTTGATTGATCTTGCTGGTTCTGAAAAGGCCGCCGAGTCAAAAGAGCGGAGACAAGAGGGTGCTCACATCAACAAGAGTTTGCTCACTCTAGGAACCGTCATCTCGAAGCTTTcagagttgaaggagaaggagagcaagggtGGAGACAAGGAAGGAAAGCATCTTCCTTACCGTGATAGCAAACTTACTCGACTCTTGCAAGGAGCTTTGTCCGGAAACTCACTCGTCAGTATCCTCTGCACCATCCAGATCGGTGCTGGAAACAGCGCCGTGCTAGCCAATAACCACACCCTGGAGACGATCAACACCCTCAAGTTTGCCTCGAGAGCCAAGAATAACATTGTCAGCCACGCAAAGAGAGCCGAGGAAGCCCTCGGAGCTGGTGGTGAAGGAGGCGCGAGGGTGTTGCTTGAGCGTTACCGGATGGAGATTCTAGAACTAAGACAGCAACTGGATTctcaggccaagaagaagaagaaggaggagtccGAAGAGGATAAGATCCAGaacgaggtggaggagaaggcgcGGGAAGCTGAGGCTGCAGAACGACACGAGGAACAAATTCTCGAGATGCAGCTTGCCCGAACAGCACTCAAGGAGCGAATCGATCACCTGAACCGACTCATCCTCAGCTCCAAATCAATCGGTGTCAACTCGAACGGATCCATCAGCTCTCTTGGACAATATGCTCGCTTCTCCCAGATCTCACTACCGGCATCGATTCGCTCATCGGTCGCTACGTCTGTGGGCGGTAAGTCGCTCTTGGAGCGAACATCATCGATGACCTCAGCATCATCCACCATTGGACGTCGGTCTAGCGGCGGCCAGAGAATCGGAGACGAGATGGGCGAGGTCGATGACGACAGTGCCGGGGAGTTTGGAGACGGCACAGCTTCTTTGACGGCGCAGAACCGTGCCCTCCAGGCTGATCTTATGGACAAGAACCGGTATATCGCGACATTGGAGAAGCGACTCCTCCAGGCTCGCCGTACAAGTTCCAGCCGAGCTTCGGTGGGTTTCGCTGCGCCGAACAAGGGCATCATGGTCGGAGAGGACCATAGCGTGTCTGCGGCACTTCGAGAGAAGGACAACGAGATTGCCGATTTGCGAGCAAGACTGGACGACAAGGACAGGATGCTGGCTGCATTGCGGAGTGCGGCTCGATCCCGGGACACGGCTGAGGCGACAGTTGAACCTCGATCACCGCCTCCGCAACAAGAATCGCATCCTCAGACGCCAACTGAGACGAAGCCAGCAGAATgcgagaagaagcgaagCCGAGgggttgatgagatgaacaatcttcttgatgagatgcTCCAAGATCGAGTCGAGTCTGGAGAAGTGGTCCGGGGCAAGCGAGGAAGTTTGCGTCTGGCCAGCGGTCCGAAGATGGACTCGCTAGCAGAACCCAGCATGGAGCCGCTACGACGAACACCGACACCAAGCCCGATCGAGGAGCCCAAGGCTGTGCCGGCAGAGGTATAG
- a CDS encoding NADH-ubiquinone oxidoreductase 12 kDa subunit, mitochondrial — protein MPTPESEQFKAQKPTVPPTFNGVNYDDTKAFKAAEDALIREQWVGAMMTRLVGEELGKCYVREGVNHLENCGHLRERYLQLLKTNKIKGTKFLQQNYIDQKEEELDRAAKVHTSDKLAKINQDRFAS, from the exons ATGCCTACCCCCGAGTCCGAGCAGTTCAAGGCCCAGAAGCCTACCGTCCCTCCCACCTTCAACGGCGTCAACTACGATGATACCAAGGccttcaaggctgctgaggatgCCCTCATCCGGGAACAATGGGTCGGCGCCATGATGACCCGACTCGTCGGAGAGGAGCTGGGCAAGTGCTACGTCCGTGAGGGCGTGAACCACCTCGAGAACTGCGGTCACCTCCGAG AGCGATACCTCCAATTGCTGAAGACgaacaagatcaagggcaCCAAGTTCCTGCAGCAGAACTACATCgaccagaaggaggaggagcttgaccgGGCAGCCAAGGTGCACACCAGCGACAAGCttgccaagatcaaccaGGACCGGTTCGCTTCGTGA